CCGCATTCGCACGCGGGCGTATCAACTCTGGGAAAACGACCCGTCGCCGGACGGCAGTGCGGAAAAGCACTGGGAGGAAGCGTGCCGGCAGATCGAAGCCGAGGGCAATGATACGCAGGGCAATCCCGAACCCAACGTCGATCAGTCGGCGGACCGCGAGCGGGGCGGCCGGCTCGCGCCAGAGGAGCAATTGCAGGACGTGCCTGGCCGCGATGCGGATGTGGATGCTGACGCTCGCA
The nucleotide sequence above comes from Paraburkholderia sp. FT54. Encoded proteins:
- a CDS encoding DUF2934 domain-containing protein, which produces MDNDLEARIRTRAYQLWENDPSPDGSAEKHWEEACRQIEAEGNDTQGNPEPNVDQSADRERGGRLAPEEQLQDVPGRDADVDADARKRR